The following coding sequences lie in one Klebsiella huaxiensis genomic window:
- a CDS encoding heavy metal translocating P-type ATPase: protein MSGGVKNSKNPAGDEAASCCETFNLGTGLRVKNTGESHKANDHAHDQQAHNHKKCSDDHSHEGHNHEGHNHEGHNHDAHSHGGEGHSHDEHNHKGCNHAHAAQEHSHEGHDHGHEGDCCSAAPEQLSSLGGSQVVAGGLRTEIRIMQMDCPVEENLIKKKLGGMSAVKELDFNLMQRVLTVTHTPDSLEAIMAAIRSLGFAPEVSDNTSGKKNTQEKKKPWWPLALAGVAALAAEVMHWADMPDWLEAGLALIAVLSCGLTTYKKGWISIRNGNLNINALMSIAVTGALVLGQWPEAAMVMVLFTIAELIEAKSLDRARNAIGSLMNLTPETAMVQQADGTWQEVDASSVQPGSIVRVKPGERIGLDGEIVKGQTTINQAPITGESMPVDKIAGDAVFAGTINQSGSFEYKVTAAANNTTLARIIHAVEQAQGAKAATQRFVDRFSQIYTPVVMGIAVAVAVLPPLFGAGTWQEWIYKALVMLVIACPCALVISTPVTIVSGLTAAARKGILIKGGVYLEQGRKLKALALDKTGTITYGKPVQTDVMVFNGWSEREVRTTAASLASYSDHPVSLAIVNASADLKKQDVDSFEAIVGRGVHGAITGKDFYLGNLRLTEEHFNCPSEIKATVQRLESQGKTVILLNDGKQVLGLFAVADTVKNSSREAIEQLHELGVKTIMLTGDNPHTAKAIASQVGIDEARGNQLPEDKHRAVEEHSRIGITGMVGDGINDAPALAAADIGFAMGAMGTDTAIETADVALMDDDLRKIPAFVKLSRQTYSLLVQNISLALGIKAVFLVLTLMGMGTMWMAVFADVGASLLVVANGLRLLRK, encoded by the coding sequence ATGAGTGGTGGTGTAAAAAATAGCAAAAACCCTGCAGGAGACGAAGCGGCTAGTTGCTGTGAAACGTTCAATTTAGGGACAGGACTCCGGGTTAAGAATACTGGTGAATCACATAAAGCAAATGATCATGCACATGATCAGCAGGCTCATAATCACAAGAAATGCAGTGATGATCATTCCCATGAAGGTCATAACCATGAAGGCCATAACCATGAAGGCCATAATCATGATGCCCATAGCCATGGCGGCGAAGGGCATTCGCATGATGAGCATAATCATAAGGGATGTAACCATGCTCATGCCGCGCAAGAGCATTCTCATGAAGGCCACGATCACGGCCATGAGGGGGATTGTTGCTCCGCTGCTCCAGAACAATTGAGTAGCCTAGGGGGCTCGCAGGTTGTGGCTGGTGGATTACGGACAGAAATTCGCATTATGCAGATGGATTGTCCTGTTGAAGAAAATCTTATCAAAAAGAAACTGGGTGGAATGAGCGCTGTTAAAGAGCTTGATTTCAACCTGATGCAGCGTGTTTTGACTGTAACCCATACACCGGATTCGCTTGAAGCTATCATGGCTGCAATTCGCTCGTTGGGATTCGCGCCAGAAGTCTCTGATAATACTAGCGGCAAGAAAAATACCCAGGAGAAAAAAAAGCCCTGGTGGCCATTAGCTCTTGCTGGCGTAGCTGCTCTTGCAGCCGAAGTGATGCACTGGGCTGATATGCCTGACTGGCTAGAAGCTGGGTTGGCTTTGATAGCAGTGCTTTCTTGTGGTCTGACAACCTACAAAAAAGGTTGGATTTCGATTCGCAATGGCAACTTGAATATCAATGCACTAATGAGTATTGCCGTTACTGGGGCTTTGGTCCTTGGGCAGTGGCCAGAAGCGGCGATGGTTATGGTGTTATTCACCATTGCCGAGCTGATAGAAGCCAAATCACTTGATAGAGCCAGAAATGCAATAGGTTCCCTGATGAACCTGACTCCTGAAACTGCAATGGTCCAACAAGCTGATGGAACATGGCAGGAAGTTGACGCCAGTAGCGTACAACCGGGCAGTATTGTCAGGGTAAAACCAGGTGAACGAATTGGTCTCGACGGAGAAATCGTCAAAGGCCAAACCACCATTAACCAAGCTCCAATTACAGGTGAAAGTATGCCTGTCGATAAAATTGCGGGCGATGCTGTATTTGCTGGAACAATAAATCAGTCAGGCTCTTTTGAATATAAAGTCACTGCAGCTGCAAATAATACAACCCTTGCTCGCATCATTCATGCCGTTGAGCAGGCGCAAGGCGCCAAAGCAGCTACACAACGTTTTGTTGACCGCTTTTCCCAGATTTATACCCCCGTCGTTATGGGTATTGCTGTTGCGGTTGCTGTATTGCCACCATTGTTTGGGGCAGGAACATGGCAGGAGTGGATCTATAAAGCTTTAGTTATGCTTGTCATTGCGTGTCCATGTGCCCTGGTTATTTCTACGCCAGTAACGATTGTTAGTGGACTTACTGCAGCTGCTCGCAAAGGGATTCTCATTAAAGGCGGTGTTTATCTTGAGCAGGGACGTAAGCTAAAAGCCCTTGCGCTGGATAAAACAGGAACTATTACCTATGGGAAACCAGTACAAACCGACGTAATGGTATTCAATGGGTGGAGCGAGCGTGAAGTTCGTACTACTGCAGCTAGTCTCGCTAGTTACTCTGATCACCCTGTTTCACTGGCAATTGTGAATGCTTCTGCTGATTTGAAAAAGCAGGATGTTGACAGCTTTGAAGCGATTGTTGGGCGAGGTGTGCATGGCGCGATTACAGGTAAGGATTTTTACCTTGGTAACCTGCGTTTGACTGAAGAACACTTTAATTGTCCATCAGAGATTAAAGCAACAGTACAAAGGCTGGAAAGCCAGGGTAAAACAGTTATTTTACTCAATGATGGTAAGCAAGTGCTTGGGTTGTTCGCTGTTGCTGATACTGTTAAAAACAGCAGCCGTGAAGCGATTGAACAACTTCATGAACTTGGCGTTAAAACTATTATGCTGACTGGTGATAACCCACATACAGCTAAAGCAATCGCATCTCAGGTTGGAATCGATGAGGCTCGAGGGAATCAATTGCCAGAAGATAAACATCGTGCAGTTGAAGAGCATTCACGGATTGGAATCACTGGGATGGTTGGTGATGGTATCAATGATGCACCGGCTCTGGCTGCAGCTGATATCGGTTTTGCTATGGGCGCAATGGGTACTGATACGGCGATTGAAACTGCAGATGTAGCCTTAATGGATGATGACCTGCGTAAAATCCCAGCCTTTGTAAAATTATCCCGACAAACGTACAGCTTACTCGTGCAAAATATCAGCCTCGCTCTAGGTATTAAAGCCGTATTCCTTGTACTCACGCTCATGGGAATGGGAACTATGTGGATGGCTGTATTTGCTGATGTTGGTGCCAGTCTTCTGGTTGTGGCAAATGGCCTGAGGTTATTACGAAAATAA
- a CDS encoding IS5-like element ISKpn26 family transposase, whose product MSHQLTFADSEFSTKRRQTRKEIFLSRMEQILPWQNMTAVIEPFYPKAGNGRRPYPLETMLRIHCMQHWYNLSDGAMEDALYEIASMRLFARLSLDSALPDRTTIMNFRHLLEQHQLARQLFKTINRWLAEAGVMMTQGTLVDATIIEAPSSTKNNEQQRDPEMHQTKKGNQWHFGMKAHIGVDAKSGLTHSLVTTAANEHDLNQLGNLLHGEEQFVSADAGYQGAPQREELAEVDVDWLIAERPGRVKTLKQHPRKNKTAINIEYMKASIRARVEHPFRIIKRQFGFVKARYKGLLKNDNQLAMLFTLANLFRVDQMIRQWERSQ is encoded by the coding sequence ATGAGCCATCAACTCACCTTCGCCGATAGTGAATTCAGCACTAAGCGCCGTCAGACCCGAAAAGAGATTTTCCTCTCCCGCATGGAGCAGATTCTGCCATGGCAGAATATGACCGCTGTCATCGAGCCGTTTTATCCCAAGGCGGGCAATGGCCGACGGCCCTATCCGCTGGAGACCATGCTGCGTATTCACTGCATGCAGCATTGGTACAACCTGAGCGACGGTGCCATGGAAGATGCCCTGTACGAAATCGCCTCCATGCGCCTGTTTGCCCGATTATCCCTGGATAGCGCCCTGCCGGATCGCACCACCATCATGAATTTCCGCCACCTGCTCGAGCAGCATCAACTGGCCCGTCAATTGTTCAAGACCATCAATCGCTGGCTGGCCGAAGCAGGCGTCATGATGACCCAAGGCACTTTGGTGGATGCCACCATCATTGAGGCACCCAGCTCTACCAAGAACAATGAGCAGCAACGCGATCCGGAGATGCATCAGACCAAGAAAGGCAATCAGTGGCACTTTGGCATGAAGGCCCACATTGGTGTCGATGCCAAGAGTGGCCTGACCCACAGCCTGGTCACCACCGCGGCCAACGAGCATGACCTCAATCAGCTGGGTAATCTGCTTCATGGAGAGGAGCAATTTGTCTCAGCCGATGCCGGCTACCAAGGAGCGCCACAGCGCGAGGAGCTGGCCGAGGTGGATGTGGACTGGCTGATCGCCGAGCGTCCCGGCAGGGTAAAAACCTTGAAGCAGCATCCGCGCAAGAACAAAACGGCCATCAACATCGAATACATGAAAGCCAGCATCCGTGCCAGGGTGGAGCACCCGTTTCGCATCATCAAGCGGCAGTTCGGCTTCGTGAAAGCCAGATACAAGGGGCTGCTGAAAAACGATAACCAACTGGCGATGTTATTCACCCTGGCCAACCTGTTTCGGGTGGACCAAATGATACGTCAGTGGGAGAGATCTCAGTAA
- a CDS encoding helix-turn-helix domain-containing protein: MDTRKYSESVVKDILQWVESSLNTTLPVEFIAEKSGYSRWHFQRLFKQTTGVALGEYVRARRLSCAAIDLKLTSRTVLDIALQYGFNSQQTFTRAFKNKFHLPPGRYRKQGNWNLSALCPSLLSDYEERYANVS, encoded by the coding sequence ATGGACACCAGGAAATATTCTGAAAGTGTTGTCAAAGATATTTTGCAGTGGGTTGAAAGTTCATTGAATACAACCTTGCCAGTAGAATTTATTGCTGAGAAGTCTGGGTATTCACGATGGCATTTTCAACGTTTGTTTAAACAGACGACCGGTGTTGCGCTGGGTGAATATGTTCGTGCTCGTCGATTATCATGTGCTGCGATTGATCTGAAATTGACTTCCAGAACAGTCCTAGACATTGCACTTCAGTATGGTTTTAATTCGCAACAAACTTTCACGAGAGCTTTTAAAAACAAGTTTCATCTTCCTCCCGGTCGGTACCGCAAGCAAGGGAATTGGAATTTATCAGCGCTGTGTCCATCTTTACTTTCAGATTATGAGGAGAGATATGCCAATGTTAGTTAA
- a CDS encoding Cd(II)/Pb(II)-responsive transcriptional regulator, with product MKIGELARKADCPVETIRYYEKEGLLQAPLRDIENNYRRYNNTHLEKLLFIRRCRSLDMTHEEIRALLLAMNNHGKDCGPIDAIISAHLTHVQHRIKELIALEIQLKELNNYCSSDRSVDECGIVQKLTADEENGDLPLTVPTDHLGGVH from the coding sequence ATGAAAATTGGTGAATTGGCCCGTAAGGCGGATTGTCCGGTGGAAACTATTCGGTACTATGAGAAAGAAGGATTACTTCAGGCTCCATTAAGAGATATTGAAAATAACTATCGCCGTTACAACAATACTCATCTGGAAAAGTTATTATTTATCCGACGCTGCCGCTCTCTTGATATGACCCATGAGGAAATACGTGCATTGCTACTGGCAATGAATAATCACGGTAAAGACTGTGGCCCCATTGATGCAATAATCAGTGCCCATCTCACTCATGTTCAGCATCGTATTAAAGAATTAATAGCCCTGGAAATACAACTCAAAGAACTTAATAACTATTGCAGCTCAGACCGGAGCGTGGACGAATGCGGGATAGTACAGAAATTGACTGCTGATGAAGAGAATGGTGATCTTCCTTTAACCGTACCAACTGACCACTTGGGGGGTGTGCATTAG
- the cueR gene encoding Cu(I)-responsive transcriptional regulator: MNIGKASNESGISAKMIRYYEQIGLIPATGRTEAGYRDYAPNDVHRLIFIRSARDLGFSLEEIADLLKLWNDKSRQSADVKRLAQEHMDDLERRMENMRRMADTLRALIKSCAGDERVECPILQTLMTADAKSHPGKREGAVQRRSRGNEMEKA, translated from the coding sequence ATGAACATTGGTAAAGCATCGAACGAATCAGGAATCTCCGCAAAGATGATTCGCTATTACGAGCAAATTGGTCTGATTCCTGCTACTGGCCGTACCGAAGCGGGCTACCGTGATTATGCACCCAATGATGTCCATCGTCTGATTTTTATCCGCAGTGCGCGCGATCTTGGTTTTTCTCTTGAAGAGATAGCCGATTTGCTCAAGTTATGGAATGACAAATCTCGCCAGAGCGCCGATGTTAAACGTCTGGCACAAGAGCATATGGATGATTTAGAGCGACGTATGGAAAATATGCGACGAATGGCAGATACACTCAGAGCTCTGATCAAAAGCTGTGCTGGGGATGAGCGAGTTGAATGCCCAATACTCCAGACATTAATGACCGCTGATGCTAAAAGCCATCCCGGTAAGAGAGAAGGGGCAGTGCAACGTCGTTCTCGTGGTAACGAAATGGAAAAAGCCTGA
- the lpxC gene encoding UDP-3-O-acyl-N-acetylglucosamine deacetylase — MIKQKTIKNIVELNGIGLHSGKTVNMKIMPAGADSGIRFRRTDVTPVVDIQLRADQIHDTMLATSIINPQGVRVSTIEHFLSAVSSMGLDNLLVELDAPELPILDGSARGFIDSIMHAGLIEQCALKKYLLIKKTVSVKDGDKWALLHPDSKFSIDFMIDFKHPLISAETNRLNIEVSKENYISEIADARTFGFVRDVELLQQKGLGLGASLNNAIGLDEYSVLNPEGLRFNNELVRHKTLDAIGDLFVSGHNIIGAYHAYKSGHALNNKLMLALLNDVESWELVSVGEYKNDATRETILSKPKEECFESLSMWS; from the coding sequence ATGATCAAGCAAAAAACTATCAAGAATATTGTTGAATTAAACGGTATTGGCTTGCATAGCGGTAAAACCGTTAACATGAAAATCATGCCTGCTGGTGCCGATAGTGGCATACGGTTCCGTAGAACAGATGTAACTCCTGTTGTTGATATTCAGCTCCGTGCCGATCAGATTCATGACACTATGCTGGCAACAAGCATTATCAACCCTCAGGGAGTTCGAGTTTCAACAATCGAGCATTTCCTTTCTGCGGTGTCTAGCATGGGGCTTGATAACCTCTTGGTGGAGCTCGATGCTCCAGAACTTCCCATTCTCGATGGGAGTGCCAGAGGATTCATAGACTCAATAATGCACGCTGGTTTGATAGAGCAGTGTGCGCTAAAAAAATATCTTCTGATAAAAAAAACGGTTTCCGTAAAAGATGGCGACAAATGGGCTCTTTTGCATCCAGACTCAAAGTTCTCGATCGATTTTATGATTGATTTTAAGCATCCCTTGATTTCTGCTGAGACTAATAGATTAAATATTGAAGTGTCGAAAGAAAACTATATTAGCGAGATTGCTGATGCCAGAACTTTCGGATTTGTTCGTGATGTAGAACTTCTACAACAAAAAGGTCTTGGGTTAGGGGCAAGTTTGAACAATGCGATAGGGCTTGATGAATATAGCGTTCTGAATCCGGAAGGTCTGCGATTTAATAACGAACTTGTGCGACATAAAACACTGGATGCGATTGGAGACCTCTTTGTATCAGGCCATAATATTATTGGCGCCTACCATGCTTATAAGTCAGGGCATGCATTAAATAATAAGTTGATGCTTGCACTGTTGAATGATGTCGAATCATGGGAATTAGTGAGTGTTGGTGAATATAAAAATGATGCCACTAGAGAAACCATCCTTTCTAAACCCAAAGAAGAGTGTTTTGAGTCATTAAGTATGTGGTCATAA
- the cueR gene encoding Cu(I)-responsive transcriptional regulator: MNIGDAARLSGVSAKMIRYYEEAGLIPEVARTAAGYRMYSDIDVYKLHFIRRCRELGFSLAQTGELLCLWGNHSRQSADVKKLVESHIRELTVKIQEFQRMASILTTLSDCCAGDDKPECPILRALYLADVNGLQESDSGPEIT, translated from the coding sequence ATGAACATTGGTGATGCTGCCCGGTTATCCGGAGTTTCCGCCAAAATGATCCGCTATTACGAAGAGGCGGGATTAATACCGGAAGTTGCAAGAACTGCAGCCGGGTATCGGATGTACAGCGATATTGATGTGTACAAATTGCATTTTATACGTCGATGTCGGGAGTTAGGTTTCTCTCTGGCGCAAACAGGAGAACTTCTCTGTCTTTGGGGTAACCATTCGCGCCAAAGCGCTGATGTGAAAAAATTAGTCGAGTCACACATCCGCGAGTTGACTGTAAAAATTCAAGAATTTCAGCGTATGGCATCAATACTTACAACGCTTTCTGATTGCTGTGCAGGGGATGATAAGCCTGAATGCCCTATTTTGCGTGCACTGTATCTTGCAGATGTTAACGGTTTGCAGGAATCAGATTCTGGCCCTGAAATTACTTAG
- a CDS encoding molybdopterin-dependent oxidoreductase, with translation MSDIIPGYCTLCRSRCGTLNEVANDHLIKVRANPEHPNGKAMCMKGKAAPELVDSANRILYPMKRTHPKGAENPGWKRISWEEAMSTIAGQLEKFKRENGAESVAFGFTSPSGTPLSDAIEWLERFVRIYGSPNTSYGTEICNWHKDVAHRWTFGCGIPVADYSHADLILLWGHNPANTWLAQASAIGTGRNNGAKLIVVDPRPTPLAKEANAWLDVNPGTDGALALGLSHLLVERNLFNHEFVRNWTNGPLLVRNDNGYFLREKDINPLAISNRYTVWDEHNQQVTFIDSETRTEETLTPTAALEGNVEVAIADGAKISCQTAFSSFKDMLANYDPENVSRITGVSVASIEAAASLIAGAKKIAYHSWSGVAQHTNATQTERAIATLYALTGCFDQEGCNRIYASHPVNVVNSPTLMPKSQWDKALGLEERPIGPPSQGWVHSQDIWHSVLEGTPYKIRGLIGFGANILLSQSDTSLGQQALEALEFYAHVDLFETPTSKYADILLPVNTAWEREGLRTGFESSAAAQDHIQLRKKMVSPRGESRSDLEIVFDLACRLGMNEAFFDGNIEAAWNYQLEPLGLTVEMLRNKPEGYDIPLEHKVRKYAFRDPNSGYLAGFNTETKRAEFYSEILHRYGYNPLPEYVQPQEYQRNDPDYPLMLTSVKSGFFCHSQHRSLTSLRKKAPYPTVDISAALADEEGIKTGDWVEIETRAGLARFRAKVEAKLSHETVIAEFGWWQACPDFGKPSYPVKGEYSSNYNSLISGDSYDPVSGALPLRSFRCRIRRLNDFELIRRPWEGRKTFKVIELKKEADNVTTVTFQSNSEGYLPDYEPGQHITVSCCPMSDSEEIVTRAYSLTGPAFVHDRKTYSISVRHQKATDEKGEYVEGIMSSYINTHLQIGKDVELTPPGGNFIVPLNAVQPVVIFAGGIGITPFISYLESINPQAEGPEIWLFYANQNSRLHAFKKRIAELNASIDRLKVINIYNQPLDCDIPGLDYDRAGYVGAGDVEAYLIENNARYYMCGPQPMMDAISRGLQERGVPAFAIFYEIFRSPTKINNDPSLRHKVIFAKSGREEIWTTDKGTLLNFGEKLGIKMPSGCRVGQCESCSTKVIAGNVQHLNGVEPSDEGACLTCQCIPAGDITIDA, from the coding sequence ATGTCAGATATTATTCCCGGATATTGCACACTTTGCCGTTCGCGTTGCGGGACGTTGAATGAAGTAGCAAATGACCACCTGATCAAGGTACGGGCCAACCCTGAACATCCTAATGGTAAGGCCATGTGTATGAAGGGCAAAGCGGCACCTGAGCTGGTGGACAGCGCAAATAGAATTCTGTACCCGATGAAGAGAACCCATCCTAAAGGTGCCGAGAACCCGGGCTGGAAACGTATAAGTTGGGAAGAGGCTATGTCAACGATAGCCGGACAACTGGAAAAATTTAAACGAGAGAACGGAGCTGAATCTGTCGCTTTCGGTTTTACGAGCCCAAGCGGTACCCCCCTCAGCGATGCAATTGAATGGTTAGAGCGATTTGTTCGTATCTATGGCAGCCCAAACACCAGCTATGGAACTGAAATATGTAACTGGCATAAAGACGTTGCACATCGATGGACCTTTGGCTGCGGCATCCCTGTTGCTGACTATTCCCATGCCGATCTTATCCTTCTTTGGGGGCATAACCCCGCGAATACTTGGCTTGCCCAGGCTAGTGCGATTGGTACTGGTCGAAATAACGGTGCAAAACTGATCGTCGTGGATCCTCGCCCGACACCTTTAGCGAAAGAAGCAAATGCCTGGCTTGATGTCAATCCTGGAACTGACGGTGCATTAGCTTTGGGGTTAAGCCATCTCCTGGTAGAAAGAAACCTGTTTAATCATGAGTTTGTTCGAAACTGGACTAATGGTCCTTTGTTGGTTCGAAATGATAATGGTTATTTTCTTCGGGAAAAAGATATTAACCCACTTGCCATCAGTAATCGCTATACAGTTTGGGACGAACACAACCAGCAAGTCACATTTATCGATTCCGAGACTCGAACTGAAGAAACGCTGACGCCTACAGCTGCACTTGAGGGTAATGTTGAAGTTGCAATAGCTGATGGTGCAAAAATTTCCTGCCAAACGGCGTTTTCATCTTTTAAAGATATGTTGGCTAATTATGACCCAGAAAACGTAAGCCGTATCACCGGGGTATCTGTTGCATCAATTGAAGCCGCTGCGAGTTTGATTGCCGGGGCCAAGAAAATCGCCTACCACAGTTGGTCTGGAGTGGCACAACACACTAATGCCACCCAAACAGAACGTGCGATTGCGACACTGTATGCTTTAACCGGTTGTTTCGATCAGGAAGGATGTAATCGAATCTATGCCAGCCACCCGGTGAATGTGGTTAATTCACCGACACTGATGCCAAAATCACAATGGGATAAAGCATTAGGTCTTGAAGAAAGGCCTATCGGGCCGCCTTCACAAGGTTGGGTTCATTCTCAGGATATCTGGCATTCAGTATTAGAAGGTACACCCTATAAAATTCGCGGGTTAATTGGCTTTGGTGCCAACATATTACTTTCACAAAGTGATACTTCTCTCGGACAACAGGCGCTTGAGGCACTTGAGTTTTATGCCCATGTAGATTTGTTTGAAACGCCTACATCAAAGTATGCTGATATCCTTCTGCCAGTAAACACTGCCTGGGAGCGCGAAGGCCTAAGAACCGGGTTTGAAAGTAGTGCTGCTGCTCAGGACCACATTCAGTTGAGAAAAAAAATGGTCTCTCCGCGCGGTGAAAGCCGTTCCGACCTTGAGATTGTTTTCGATCTTGCATGCCGGTTAGGAATGAATGAAGCGTTCTTCGACGGCAATATTGAGGCAGCCTGGAATTATCAACTAGAACCATTAGGTTTGACTGTTGAGATGCTCAGAAATAAGCCAGAAGGTTACGATATCCCGCTTGAGCATAAAGTCAGAAAATATGCTTTCAGAGACCCAAATAGTGGATATCTGGCAGGTTTCAATACAGAAACAAAACGTGCAGAGTTTTACTCTGAGATCCTTCATCGCTATGGTTACAATCCTTTACCTGAGTATGTACAGCCGCAAGAATACCAGCGCAACGATCCTGATTATCCACTAATGCTGACATCCGTTAAAAGCGGATTCTTCTGTCATAGCCAACATCGAAGCCTGACTAGCCTACGAAAAAAAGCACCTTATCCAACGGTAGACATTTCGGCAGCTCTGGCTGACGAAGAAGGTATCAAGACGGGGGATTGGGTAGAAATTGAAACGAGAGCAGGTCTTGCTCGATTTAGAGCAAAAGTGGAAGCCAAACTCTCTCATGAAACTGTAATTGCTGAGTTTGGGTGGTGGCAGGCTTGTCCTGATTTTGGCAAACCTTCATACCCGGTTAAAGGTGAGTACAGTAGCAATTACAATAGCTTAATCAGCGGTGATAGCTATGATCCAGTCAGCGGTGCTTTACCTTTGCGTTCATTCCGCTGCCGCATTCGCCGCTTGAATGATTTTGAGCTGATAAGACGCCCCTGGGAAGGTCGTAAAACATTCAAAGTCATTGAACTGAAAAAAGAAGCAGATAATGTTACGACAGTTACCTTCCAATCGAATAGTGAAGGCTACTTACCTGATTATGAACCGGGCCAGCATATCACTGTTAGCTGTTGTCCGATGAGCGATTCTGAAGAGATCGTTACCCGGGCGTATTCGCTGACAGGCCCTGCGTTTGTTCATGACCGTAAAACCTATTCCATTTCTGTCCGTCATCAGAAAGCGACTGATGAGAAAGGTGAATATGTAGAAGGAATAATGTCATCCTACATAAACACGCATTTGCAGATAGGCAAGGATGTTGAACTTACGCCTCCTGGGGGGAATTTCATTGTCCCGCTCAATGCCGTCCAGCCTGTCGTAATATTTGCTGGCGGTATTGGAATTACTCCATTCATTTCCTATCTGGAGTCTATTAACCCCCAAGCGGAAGGTCCGGAAATCTGGCTTTTCTATGCTAATCAAAATAGTAGGCTACATGCGTTTAAGAAAAGAATTGCGGAGCTAAATGCGTCTATTGACAGGCTTAAAGTAATTAATATCTACAACCAGCCCCTCGACTGTGATATTCCAGGATTGGATTATGATAGAGCTGGTTATGTTGGTGCGGGAGATGTCGAGGCATATCTTATTGAGAATAATGCTCGTTATTACATGTGTGGTCCGCAGCCTATGATGGATGCGATATCCCGAGGGCTTCAGGAGAGAGGTGTACCTGCATTTGCTATTTTCTACGAGATATTTCGTTCTCCGACAAAAATAAATAATGATCCCTCATTACGTCATAAAGTAATTTTTGCAAAATCAGGAAGAGAAGAGATCTGGACCACGGATAAAGGTACTCTGCTGAATTTTGGAGAAAAACTTGGGATTAAAATGCCTAGTGGTTGTCGTGTTGGACAATGTGAAAGCTGTTCAACTAAGGTGATTGCCGGGAACGTGCAGCATCTGAATGGTGTGGAACCCTCTGATGAGGGTGCATGTTTGACATGCCAGTGCATTCCTGCCGGTGATATCACTATTGATGCCTGA